One window of the Burkholderia sp. FERM BP-3421 genome contains the following:
- a CDS encoding sarcosine oxidase subunit beta family protein produces the protein MSRYSIFSLFRNGLSYHENWEKQWKSPEPRREYDVVIVGGGGHGLATAYYLAKEHGITNVAVLEKGWIGGGNTARNTTIVRSNYLWDESAALYEKAMKLWEGLAQDLNYNVMFSQRGVMNLAHTLQDVRDTERRVNANRLNGVDAEFLTPAQIKEIEPTINLDSRYPVLGASIQRRGGVARHDAVAWGFARGADRAGVDIIQNCQVTGIRREGGAVVGVDTVKGFIKAKKVAVVAAGNTTALADMAGVRLPLESHPLQALVSEPIKPVVNTVVMSNAVHAYISQSDKGDLVIGAGIDQYTGFGQRGSFQIIEGTLQAIVEMFPVFSRVRMNRQWGGIVDVSPDACPIISKTDVKGLYFNCGWGTGGFKATPGSGWAYAHTIARDEPHALNAPFALDRFYTGHLIDEHGAAAVAH, from the coding sequence ATGAGCCGCTATTCGATATTCAGCCTGTTCCGCAACGGCCTGTCCTATCACGAGAACTGGGAGAAGCAATGGAAGAGCCCCGAGCCGAGGCGTGAGTACGACGTCGTGATCGTCGGCGGCGGCGGGCATGGGCTCGCCACCGCGTACTACCTCGCGAAGGAGCACGGCATCACCAACGTCGCGGTGCTCGAGAAGGGCTGGATCGGCGGCGGCAACACCGCGCGCAACACCACGATCGTGCGCTCGAACTACCTGTGGGACGAGTCGGCCGCGCTGTACGAGAAGGCGATGAAGCTGTGGGAAGGGCTCGCGCAGGATCTCAACTACAACGTGATGTTCAGCCAGCGCGGCGTGATGAATCTCGCGCACACGCTGCAGGACGTGCGCGACACCGAGCGCCGCGTGAACGCGAACCGGCTGAACGGCGTCGACGCCGAATTCCTCACGCCCGCGCAGATCAAGGAGATCGAGCCGACCATCAACCTCGACAGCCGCTATCCGGTGCTGGGCGCGTCGATCCAGCGGCGCGGCGGCGTGGCGCGGCACGACGCGGTCGCGTGGGGCTTCGCGCGCGGCGCGGACCGCGCGGGTGTCGACATCATCCAGAACTGCCAGGTCACCGGCATTCGCCGCGAAGGCGGCGCGGTGGTCGGCGTCGACACCGTGAAGGGTTTCATCAAGGCGAAGAAGGTCGCGGTGGTCGCGGCGGGCAACACCACGGCGCTGGCCGACATGGCGGGCGTGCGGCTGCCGCTCGAAAGCCATCCGCTGCAGGCGCTGGTGTCGGAGCCGATCAAGCCGGTCGTCAACACGGTCGTGATGTCGAACGCGGTGCATGCGTACATCAGCCAGTCCGACAAGGGCGATCTCGTGATCGGCGCGGGCATCGACCAGTACACGGGCTTCGGCCAGCGCGGCAGCTTCCAGATCATCGAAGGCACGCTGCAGGCGATCGTCGAGATGTTCCCGGTGTTCTCGCGGGTGCGGATGAACCGGCAGTGGGGCGGCATCGTCGACGTGTCGCCCGATGCGTGCCCGATCATCAGCAAGACCGACGTGAAGGGCCTGTATTTCAACTGCGGCTGGGGCACGGGCGGCTTCAAGGCGACGCCGGGCTCGGGCTGGGCCTACGCGCACACCATCGCGCGCGACGAGCCGCACGCGCTCAACGCGCCGTTCGCGCTCGACCGTTTTTACACCGGCCACCTGATCGACGAACACGGCGCGGCCGCGGTCGCGCACTGA